CACCGATTACAACGTGCTGATGAACTCCAGCCCGCCCACGGTGGAGGAATTCAACCGCATGCCGCTCAAAATCGTGAACGACGTGCCGGTCTTGATGGGCGACGTGGCCAAGGTGGAAGACGGCTTCGCGGTGCAAAACAACATCGTGCACGTGGACGGGCGGCGCGCTACCTATCTCACGATCTTGAAGCACGCCGACGCCTCCAGTCTCGCCGTGGTGGAAGCCACGCGCAAGCTGTTACCGGAGATCCAGGCGGCCGCTCCCGAGGGAATGGAAATCAGCCTGGATTTCGATCAATCCAAATTCGTGCGCGCCGCCATCAGGAACGTGACATTCGAGGCGGTGCTGGCTTCGCTGCTGGTGAGCTTGATGATTCTGGTGTTTCTTGGTAGCTGGCGCAACACCATCGTGGTGATCACCTCCATTCCCTGCGCCATGTTCGCGGGCATCATTTGCCTTTATCTCACCGACAATACCATCAACCTCATGACACTGAGCGGCCTCGCGTTGGCCACCGGTATTTTGGTGGATGACGCCACGGTGGCGGTGGAGAACATTCACCGGCACCGCGCGCTTGGCCAGCCGCTCACGGTGGCCATCCTCGAAGGCTCGCGCGAAGTGGCCATGCCGCGAACCATGGCGACGTTAGCCATCTGTATCGTGTTTTCCCCGGTAGCTTTTCTGTATGGCGTGTCGAAATACCTTTTCACGCCGCTGGCGCTGGCAGTGGTGTTCTCGCTGCTCGCTTCCTATATTTTGTCCTTCACCTTGGTGCCGATGCTCTCGCGTTTCTTGCTGGAAGGCGAACACCACGACGACGGAACGGCACCCAAGACCTTTGGCCAGCGCTTTAATCACGCCCGCGAACGAGTATTGGACGGGCTCATTAATTTCTATGGGTCCGTGCTCGCGGTCATCTTGCACCACCGGGTATTCGTCGTCGTCATGATGGTGGTCATCGGCGGCGCAAGCGCCCTGCTGGTGCGCGTGGTGGGATCGGATTTCTTCCCCGCCGCCGACGTGGGCATCATGAAACTGCATTTCCGCGCGCCCGTGGGGACGCGCATCGAGGAAACGGAAAAGCTGGTACTGCGGGTGAACGACGAAATCCGCAAGGTGATTCCAGAGCAGGAGGTGGACCGCATCAACAACATGGTGGGCGTGCCGCTATTCTTTAACTTGACCATGGTGCCCACCGATAACATCAGCGGCATGGACGCCGATGTCCTCATCTTGCTCAAGAAACCCCATAAGCCGGTGGCGCACTACATGAAGGAGATTCGCGCCAAGGTCGCTCCACAATTCCCCGGCTCGACCTTCTATTTTCAGAATGCCGATATCGTGACCCAGGCGCTTAACTTCGGCCTGCCCGCTCCCATCGACATTCAGATTCAGGACAGCAATTTCGAGCGCGCGCAAAAGTACGCCTCTCGCGTGAAGCTGGCGCTGGAGCACATTCCCGGCACGGTGGATGCGCGCCAGATGCAAGTGCTCGACTATCCCGCGCTACGCGTGGACGTGGACCGCCTGCGCGCCGCGCGCATGGGTCTCACCCAGCGCGACGTGGCCACCAGCGCGCTGGTGTCGCTCTCGTCTAGCGCCATCATCAGCCCCTCGTATTTCCTCAACCCCAACGGGGTGAACTACACCGTGTCCGTGCAAACACCCCAGGAGCGCATTTCGACGGTGGAAGAGTTATTGGCCACACCCATCACGCCCATGTCGTCCTCGATGGTGGTGACGAACTCCGTGCAGCCCACGCAGCAGCAAGGCGGCAACACCATTACCTTGGGCAACGTGGCTACCGTCAAGCCGGAGTCGAGCTACCAATCGGTTAGCCATTACACCGTGCAGCGAGTCATCGATGTCGCCGCCAACATCGAAGGACGCGATCTGGGCGGCACCGTGACGGATATCCAGAAGAAGATCGATGAAATCACCGCCGAGCCGGATTTTCCCAAGACCACCAAGATCGTGGTGCGCGGGCAATACGAGGTGATGCAGGCCTCCTTCACCAGCATGTTGCTTGGCTTGGTGCTCGCCATTGTTTTGGTCTACGCCCTGCTGGTGATCCTGTTCCAAAGCTGGACCGACCCCTTCATCATCATGATGGCGGTGCCCGGCGCCTTGATCGGTATCCTATGGATGCTTTCGCTGACGGGCACCACGCTCAACGTCATGTCCCTGATGGGTGCCATCATGGCGGTGGGAATTGGCGTGGCGAATTCCATCTTGATCGTGAGCTTCGCCAACGAACTGCGCGCCGCCCGCCCTGCGATGAGCCCCATCGATGCGGCCATCGAGGCCGCCAAGACCAGGTTGCGGCCGGTGGTGATGACCGCCTTGGCCATGATCATCGGCATGATGCCCATGGCGCTGGGATTGGGAGAGGCGGGAGAGCAGAACGCGCCGCTGGGGCGCGCGGTGATAGGCGGCTTGATAATGGCGACCATTTCCACACTGGTGGTGGTGCCGGTGATTTACAGTTTGCTGCGCAAAAAGATGCCGGTGCTGCACCGGCTGGATGAGCGTTTCGACGCGGAATCGCGCGGCGAGCGTTTTGATTATTGAGAAGAAAATCTTGGCGACTTCCAACGGAAATAAATCCTTCGCGGTTTTCTACGTTCTGGGCTTCGCATTGTTGGTCGTGGTGGCCGGCGCGGTCTGGTTCTTTTGGAAAGGTAAGGAAGCGCATCAATCCGAGGAAGTGAAGACCCGTGAGGCGGCCTTGGCGCAAGGGCCCAAGGTCGCCGTAGTCAGCGCGTGGAAGGGGCCAAGCACTCGCAAGCTGGTCTTGGTGGGCGAGGCCTTGCCCGATAAACAGGCCACGCTGTACTCCAAGGTCAGCGGCTATCTGGCGAAGATCTCGGTGGACGTGGGTGACCGCGTGAAGGCCGGGCAATTCATAGCCGAGATCCAATCTCCCGAGATCGACCAGCAAATGAATACGCTCAAGGCCGGTATCGAGAACAAGCAAAGAGTGCTCGATCGCACGAAGGATCTGGCGGCTCAGGGATTTTTCTCCAAGCAGTCTCAAGACAATGCGCAAACGGAACTCAACGTGGCGCAAAGCCAATTGAACGAACTGCGCACCGTGAGCCGTTTCCGCGTGCTGAACGCGCCTTTCGATGGGGTGGTGACCCGCCGCTATGCGGACCCAGGGGCGTTGGTGCAAAACGCCGCCACCAATCAGACTTCGGCACTGCCCATCGTGACGATCGCCGACATCTCCAAACTGAAAGTGTCGGTCTATGTGGAGCAAGCCGAGGCGCCCAACATCAAGCCAGGCTTGGAAGTGGAGATCGCCGATGCCGCCAATGCGGCACGCAAGGTGAAAGGCAAAGTGAGCCGCGTCGCCGCCGAGCTCGATTCCAGAACGCGCACCTTGCTGACGGAAGTGGATTTCGATAACAGCAAGGGCGAGTTCGTGGCGGGCAGCTTCGTCAACGTCATCTTGTCGATTCCCGCCACCGCCTTTATCGAGGTTCCCGCGAGCGCGTTGGTGTCGCGCGACAAGAAAAATTTCGCGGCCATCGTCGGCGCGGACGCGAACGTTCAATTGCGTCCCATCGAGGTGGCGGGCACCGACGGCAAGGTCCTGCGCATCGCCAGCGGCGTTGCCGAGGGCGACAAGGTGGCGCTAAGCCTGCCTGCCAGCGTGGGGGACGGCGCGAAGGTGAGTCCCACACCGCCGCCACCCGGAACTCCGGGACCTCTGGCGCCTGCTGCCGCGCCGCCACGGCCAGCCAAACCATAAGCTGGCGAGGTTTGGCGCGGAAGGCATGATTCCAAGTCGCTAATTCAAAGGATACCGGTCCAAATCCGCGAGCAAGTCATCGAACGCGGAGAGCGGAAGATGTATCTCCTCGGACGGCTTGGGATCCAGCATTTCGGGAAACACGCGATAGGTGCGCCCGGCACGTGCCGCCTCTCCTTTCCACCCTGACTCAGTGTTGGGCAGGCGCGGTTTTACCGTGTTGTGTACCTGTGCATCGGCTATCGAGGCATCCGGCCGCGCGAGTACGGTGTCGGTGAAGAAATTGATCGCACCTAGATCGAATTCGCGCGCGAAGTAACGCCAATGAATGAGATCCAGGGTTCGCGTGAGTGCCTGGTCGTTCATCGGGCTGGTGTGCCGCAGCCTTTTCAGCAAGGCATCGCGATAGCGCGCGAACTCGTCCAAGAATACGGAAGGTTCCTCGATAAAGGCGTAGAACGGATGTCCAAGCAATTGAATTTCGTCCAGGCGCCGCCAGCAATAGACGAGGGGCAACCGGCGGACTTTGCCTTCCAACACGGTATTGGCTGACCATGCGAGTTCTCGGAACAACAATCCATCGGTCCTTGCCACGGTATCGAAGGTTCGCCGAAAAGCTTCGGTTCTGAAGGTTGCCCAGCAAACCGGTTGGTACCGGCGCACCAATTCGTTGAGCCGCGCAAGCTTTACTACCAGAGTAGGGGTCGTTCGCGCCAAGCGCCGAAGATTCCTTGAACGCTTGCGAGCTGGGTTCGTTCGCGTAGCACTTGTCACTCGTAACCACTACCACTGCACGTAAGCCAGGCACTGAGCGCGCGCCGTCGAGCACGTTGGCGGTGCCCATCACATTGGTGGCAAAGGTGGCCAGCGGATCATCGTAGGAAACCCTGACAATGGATTGCGCGGCCAAGTGAAAGATCACCTCGGGTTGGAAGGATGTAAGCAACCGCGCCACCGCTTTGCTATCTCGGACGTCAGTCCATGGATCCGGCGGAAGTTCGGGTGCCACGGCAAGCCGGTATAGATTGGGCTGCGTCGCGGGCGCCAAGGCAATCCCTTCGACTTGGGCGTCCAAGGTTTTTAGCCATAAGGTTAGCCAGCTCCCCTTGAAGCCCGTATGGCCCGTGACCAGGGCGCGTTTTCCGCGCCAGAATGCCACGTTTATATCCATGCTTTCATGTCCACACTTTCCAGGGCGCGGCGCCACTGGCCCAGAGTTCTTCAAGTAGCGCCCGGTCGCGCATGGTGTCCATGGGTTGCCAGAAGCCTGAATGCACAAAGGCGGAAAGTTGGCCGGCGCGTGCAATGGTTTTCAAGGGTTCCAGTTCCCATGACGTGTCATCGCCGCCGATGTAATCGAAGGCCCGGGGAGATAGCACAAAGAAGCCTCCGCTTACCCAGCCGCGATCGCCATTGGGTTTTTCCTCGAAGTCGCAGATCTTGTTGGTTTGGAAGTTCAGCGCACCGAAGCGGCCCGGCGGTTGCACGGCGGTTACCGTGGCGAGGGTATTCTGGCTGCCATGAAATGCGATGAGTTTGGTCACGTCAACATTGGCCAAGCCGTCCCCATAGGTAAAGCAGAAGGGCTCATCGCCTAAATACTTGCGAACGCGCCGCAGCCTTCCGCCGGTCATGGTCTTCTCACCCGTATCCACCAAGGTGACCTTCCAGGGTTCGGCGCCGTTCTCGTGCACCTGCATGCGATTGTTTCGCATGTCGAAGGTCACGTCCGACATGTGCAAAAAGTAATTGGCGAAGTACTCCTTGATGAGGTATCCCTTGTAACCGCAGCAGATGATGAAGTCATTCAGGCCATGGGCGGAGAAGATCTTCATGACGCGCCAAAGCACCGGCCGGCCGCCAATATCGATCA
Above is a genomic segment from Betaproteobacteria bacterium containing:
- a CDS encoding efflux RND transporter periplasmic adaptor subunit, whose translation is MSVSTRNRAASVLIIEKKILATSNGNKSFAVFYVLGFALLVVVAGAVWFFWKGKEAHQSEEVKTREAALAQGPKVAVVSAWKGPSTRKLVLVGEALPDKQATLYSKVSGYLAKISVDVGDRVKAGQFIAEIQSPEIDQQMNTLKAGIENKQRVLDRTKDLAAQGFFSKQSQDNAQTELNVAQSQLNELRTVSRFRVLNAPFDGVVTRRYADPGALVQNAATNQTSALPIVTIADISKLKVSVYVEQAEAPNIKPGLEVEIADAANAARKVKGKVSRVAAELDSRTRTLLTEVDFDNSKGEFVAGSFVNVILSIPATAFIEVPASALVSRDKKNFAAIVGADANVQLRPIEVAGTDGKVLRIASGVAEGDKVALSLPASVGDGAKVSPTPPPPGTPGPLAPAAAPPRPAKP
- the rfbF gene encoding glucose-1-phosphate cytidylyltransferase; the encoded protein is MKVVILAGGFGTRISEESHLKPKPMIDIGGRPVLWRVMKIFSAHGLNDFIICCGYKGYLIKEYFANYFLHMSDVTFDMRNNRMQVHENGAEPWKVTLVDTGEKTMTGGRLRRVRKYLGDEPFCFTYGDGLANVDVTKLIAFHGSQNTLATVTAVQPPGRFGALNFQTNKICDFEEKPNGDRGWVSGGFFVLSPRAFDYIGGDDTSWELEPLKTIARAGQLSAFVHSGFWQPMDTMRDRALLEELWASGAAPWKVWT
- a CDS encoding efflux RND transporter permease subunit, translated to MALVGLSLRRPYTIAVLSLLILLLGALSASRMIVDFFPRIDIPIVSVGWQYSGLSAEEMERRVVIISERAYSTTVAGIERIESTCIPGIGLVKVYFHPGMDIGAAISQINAINGTILRILPPGISPPVIVKYNPASLPIVNMTFFSKTLPEGRIFDHAFNFVRVKLFTVPGMQVPAPFGGKLRQISVDLSPTLMQAKGVSPNDVIQTLQTSNLLIPSGTARIGTTDYNVLMNSSPPTVEEFNRMPLKIVNDVPVLMGDVAKVEDGFAVQNNIVHVDGRRATYLTILKHADASSLAVVEATRKLLPEIQAAAPEGMEISLDFDQSKFVRAAIRNVTFEAVLASLLVSLMILVFLGSWRNTIVVITSIPCAMFAGIICLYLTDNTINLMTLSGLALATGILVDDATVAVENIHRHRALGQPLTVAILEGSREVAMPRTMATLAICIVFSPVAFLYGVSKYLFTPLALAVVFSLLASYILSFTLVPMLSRFLLEGEHHDDGTAPKTFGQRFNHARERVLDGLINFYGSVLAVILHHRVFVVVMMVVIGGASALLVRVVGSDFFPAADVGIMKLHFRAPVGTRIEETEKLVLRVNDEIRKVIPEQEVDRINNMVGVPLFFNLTMVPTDNISGMDADVLILLKKPHKPVAHYMKEIRAKVAPQFPGSTFYFQNADIVTQALNFGLPAPIDIQIQDSNFERAQKYASRVKLALEHIPGTVDARQMQVLDYPALRVDVDRLRAARMGLTQRDVATSALVSLSSSAIISPSYFLNPNGVNYTVSVQTPQERISTVEELLATPITPMSSSMVVTNSVQPTQQQGGNTITLGNVATVKPESSYQSVSHYTVQRVIDVAANIEGRDLGGTVTDIQKKIDEITAEPDFPKTTKIVVRGQYEVMQASFTSMLLGLVLAIVLVYALLVILFQSWTDPFIIMMAVPGALIGILWMLSLTGTTLNVMSLMGAIMAVGIGVANSILIVSFANELRAARPAMSPIDAAIEAAKTRLRPVVMTALAMIIGMMPMALGLGEAGEQNAPLGRAVIGGLIMATISTLVVVPVIYSLLRKKMPVLHRLDERFDAESRGERFDY
- a CDS encoding NAD-dependent epimerase/dehydratase family protein: MDINVAFWRGKRALVTGHTGFKGSWLTLWLKTLDAQVEGIALAPATQPNLYRLAVAPELPPDPWTDVRDSKAVARLLTSFQPEVIFHLAAQSIVRVSYDDPLATFATNVMGTANVLDGARSVPGLRAVVVVTSDKCYANEPSSQAFKESSALGANDPYSGSKACAAQRIGAPVPTGLLGNLQNRSFSANLRYRGKDRWIVVPRTRMVSQYRVGRQSPPVAPRLLLAAPGRNSIAWTSVLRLYRGTFRILGRVRALSRCLAEKAAAHQPDERPGTHANPGSHSLALLRARIRSRCDQFLHRHRTRAAGCLDSRCTGTQHGKTAPAQH